One genomic segment of Ipomoea triloba cultivar NCNSP0323 chromosome 9, ASM357664v1 includes these proteins:
- the LOC116030734 gene encoding protein NRT1/ PTR FAMILY 4.3-like — protein sequence MDMERGRRQEQDNNNDVSEETTTTLDWRGRPANPSKHGGMRAAAFVLGLQGFEIMAIAAVGNNLITYAINEMHFSLSKSANIVTNFVGTVFILALLGGYLSDSYLGCFWTMLIFGFVELSGFILLSVQAHLPQLKPGECNMVLEGGNCEEAKGFKALIFFVALYLVALGSGCVKPNMIAHGADQFSQENPTQSKLLSRYFNAAYFAFSMGELVALTLLVWLQTHSGMDVGFGVSAAVMAVGLITLISGALLYRNKPPQGHIVTPIAQVFVAAFLKRKHELPSDPGMLHGSHTSMSHDAVTLHYSNGFRFLDKACIKSQEGASNTKESPWRLCNVTQVDQVKTLISVIPIFACTIVFNTILAQLQTFSVQQGSAMNTHLTKTFQIPPASLQAIPYLILIFLVPFYDAFLVPLARRLSGQADGVTPLQRIGLGLFFSTFSMVAAAAVEHKRRTAAVKSGEIISIFWIAPQYVIFGISEMFTAVGLIEFFYKQPLKGMQAFATAITYCSYSFGFYLSSVLVSLIDKITSPSYNGGWLSDNNLNKDRLDLFYWFLATLSFLNFLNYLFWARWYSRKRSSSSASPPFHHEFISTKKIAGSDDI from the exons ATGGATATGGAGAGAGGAAGGAGGCAAGAGCAAGACAACAACAATGATGTTTCCGAGGAAACAACAACCACCCTTGACTGGAGAGGCAGACCTGCGAATCCTAGTAAACATGGCGGAATGAGAGCCGCTGCTTTTGTTCTTG GGCTGCAAGGATTTGAGATAATGGCGATAGCGGCGGTTGGGAACAACCTGATAACATATGCGATAAATGAGATGCACTTTTCGCTGTCAAAGTCTGCCAACATAGTGACAAACTTTGTTGGAACTGTCTTCATCTTAGCCCTCCTTGGTGGATACCTCTCTGATTCTTATCTTGGTTGCTTCTGGACCATGCTTATCTTCGGCTTTGTCGAACTCTCT GGTTTTATATTGTTGTCTGTGCAAGCTCATCTGCCACAGCTGAAACCAGGAGAGTGCAACATGGTATTAGAAGGGGGGAATTGTGAGGAGGCGAAGGGGTTTAAGGCGCTGATATTCTTTGTGGCGTTATATTTGGTGGCATTAGGGAGTGGGTGTGTGAAGCCCAACATGATCGCCCATGGAGCCGACCAATTCAGCCAAGAAAACCCAACACAATCTAAGCTTCTTTCTAGGTACTTTAATGCTGCGTATTTTGCCTTCTCCATGGGGGAGCTCGTGGCGCTCACGCTCCTCGTCTGGCTGCAAACCCACTCCGGCATGGACGTCGGCTTCGGCGTCTCCGCCGCCGTCATGGCCGTGGGGTTAATCACCTTGATCTCCGGCGCCCTTCTCTACCGGAATAAGCCCCCTCAGGGACACATTGTCACCCCCATTGCTCAA GTTTTTGTGGCAGCGTTTTTGAAGAGAAAACATGAACTTCCATCTGATCCAGGGATGCTTCATGGGAGCCACACCTCCATGTCTCATGATGCTGTCACTCTTCATTATAGTAATGGAttcag GTTTTTGGACAAGGCTTGTATCAAAAGCCAAGAGGGAGCAAGCAACACAAAGGAGAGTCCATGGAGGCTATGCAATGTGACACAAGTGGATCAAGTGAAGACACTAATCTCAGTGATCCCAATCTTCGCATGCACCATTGTCTTCAACACCATTCTAGCCCAGCTCCAAACATTCTCAGTCCAACAAGGCAGCGCCATGAACACACACCTAACAAAAACCTTCCAAATCCCTCCCGCATCTCTCCAGGCCATCCCTTACCTCATCCTCATCTTCCTCGTCCCTTTCTACGACGCCTTCCTCGTCCCCCTCGCCCGCCGCCTCTCCGGCCAGGCCGACGGCGTCACGCCGCTGCAGCGCATCGGCCTCGGCCTCTTCTTTTCCACCTTCTCCAtggtcgccgccgccgccgtggaGCACAAGCGGCGAACCGCCGCCGTGAAATCCGGCGAAATTATCTCCATCTTCTGGATCGCGCCGCAGTACGTCATCTTCGGAATCTCCGAAATGTTCACCGCCGTCGGCCTCATTGAATTCTTCTACAAGCAGCCGTTGAAGGGAATGCAAGCTTTCGCCACCGCCATAACTTACTGCTCTTACTCCTTCGGCTTTTATCTCAGCTCTGTGCTGGTCTCTCTTATCGATAAGATCACTTCTCCTTCCTATAATGGCGGCTGGCTTTCAGATAATAATCTGAATAAAGACAGACTCGATCTCTTCTACTGGTTCCTCGCAACCTTGAGCTTCCTTAACTTCCTCAACTATCTGTTCTGGGCGAGATGGTATTCGCGGAAGCGGTCGTCTTCCTCAGCCTCGCCGCCATTCCACCATGAATTCATCAGTACTAAAAAGATTGCTGGGAGTGATGATATATAG
- the LOC116030014 gene encoding putative MO25-like protein At5g47540 — MKALFKSKPKTPVDIVRQTRDLLSYAETGPSSDSRDSKREEKMMELSKHIRELKSILYGNSEAEPVAEACAQLTQEFFRDNTLRLLINCLPKFNLETRKDATQVVANLQRQQVQSRLVASDYLEANLDLMDILISGYEKTDIALHYGAMLRDCIRHQSVARYVLNSQHMRKFFSYIQLPNFDIAADAAATFKELLTRHKSTVAEFLSKNYDWFFAEYNSQLLESTNYITRRQAIKLLGDILLDRSNSAVMTRYVSSRDNLRILMNLLRESSKSIQIEAFHVFKLFAANQHKPPDIINILVANRSKLLRLFADFKTDKEDEQFEADKAQVVREIAALEPKELP; from the exons ATGAAGGCGCTGTTCAAGTCCAAGCCGAAGACTCCTGTTGACATTGTTCGCCAGACTCGCGATCTTCTCTCCTATGCCGAAACTGGCCCCTCTTCCGACTCTCGGGATAgcaagagagaagaaaag ATGATGGAGTTGAGCAAACATATCCGGGAATTGAAATCAATTCTGTACGGGAATAGCGAAGCTGAGCCTGTTGCTGAGGCCTGTGCACAGCTGACTCAAGAGTTCTTTAGGGATAACACATTGCGCCTGCTAATCAATTGTCTTCCCAAATTCAATCTAGAG ACTCGTAAAGATGCTACTCAAGTAGTTGCGAATCTGCAAAGGCAGCAAGTTCAGTCGCGGCTGGTTGCTAGTGATTACTTGGAAGCCAATTTAGATCTGATGGATATTTTGATATCAGG TTATGAGaaaacagatattgcattgcaTTATGGTGCTATGCTGAGGGATTGCATTCGCCATCAAAGTGTTGCTCG GTACGTCTTGAATTCACAACACATGAGGAAGTTTTTTAGCTATATACAGCTACCAAATTTTGACATCGCTGCTGATGCTGCTGCAACTTTTAAG GAACTCTTGACAAGACATAAATCAACAGTAGCTGAGTTTCTCTCCAAGAACTATGACTGG TTTTTTGCAGAGTATAATTCGCAGCTACTTGAATCTACCAATTACATCACTAGAAGGCAAGCTATAAAG TTATTGGGGGATATCCTTCTGGACCGATCGAATTCTGCTGTAATGACACGTTATGTTAGTTCAAGAGACAACTTGAGGATTCTGATGAATCTTCTCAGG GAATCAAGCAAGAGCATTCAGATTGAAGCATTTCACGTTTTTAAG CTATTTGCTGCAAATCAACACAAGCCTCCAGACATCATTAACATCCTGGTCGCAAACAGAAGCAAACTTTTGCGCCTCTTTGCAGATTTCAAGACTGATAAAG AGGATGAGCAGTTTGAGGCAGACAAAGCTCAGGTTGTGAGGGAAATTGCTGCACTTGAACCCAAAGAGCTTCCATGA
- the LOC116029084 gene encoding cysteine proteinase inhibitor 1-like, whose product MALYSRSASLMFFSLVVATAIVSAAHGGRQELLPGGWSPIPNLNDPKVVEIANFAIDTHNKEATTTLKLESVVKGESQIVEGNHQNMALNLRFVSFTLFSLAVAAAALGGREYPLVGGWSPISDPKAPQVVEIAKFAVDHHNKEAKANLQFESVIEGQSQVVAGMNYKLVIAAKDGGAGNKYEAVVWDKPWEKFRQLTSFKQL is encoded by the exons ATGGCATTGTATTCTCGCTCCGCCTCCTTAATGTTCTTCTCCCTGGTGGTGGCCACCGCCATCGTCTCCGCTGCACATGGTGGCCGGCAAGAACTATTGCCAGGCGGCTGGAGCCCCATTCCGAACTTGAACGACCCCAAGGTGGTGGAGATTGCAAACTTCGCTATAGACACCCACAACAAAGAGGCTACAACCACTTTGAAATTAGAGAGCGTGGTCAAAGGAGAGAGTCAAATCGTTGAAG GAAACCACCAAAACATGGCCCTAAATCTACGCTTCGTCTCCTTcactctcttctctttggcggTGGCCGCTGCCGCACTCGGCGGCCGGGAATATCCACTTGTCGGCGGCTGGAGCCCCATTTCGGACCCTAAAGCCCCCCAGGTGGTGGAGATCGCGAAGTTCGCCGTCGACCACCACAACAAAGAGGCTAAAGCCAATCTGCAATTCGAGAGCGTGATCGAGGGGCAGAGTCAAGTCGTCGCCGGCATGAATTACAAGCTCGTGATCGCCGCCAAGGACGGCGGCGCCGGTAATAAGTACGAGGCTGTCGTTTGGGATAAACCTTGGGAGAAATTCAGACAGCTCACCTCCTTCAAACAGTTATGA
- the LOC116030426 gene encoding cysteine proteinase inhibitor 1-like: MALNSRSVSLTLFSLTVATVLFSNAVAALSGGQEGPIVGGWSSIKDPNAPQVVEIAKFPIDAHNKEAKTNLKFESVIKGESQVVAGVNYKLVIAAEDGGAGNKYEAVVYDRPWDKFRQLTSFKQV, from the coding sequence ATGGCCCTGAATTCACGCTCCGTCTCCTTAACGCTCTTCTCTCTCACGGTGGCCACCGTCCTCTTCTCCAACGCCGTCGCCGCCCTGAGTGGCGGCCAGGAAGGCCCAATCGTAGGCGGCTGGAGCTCCATTAAGGATCCGAATGCTCCCCAGGTGGTGGAGATCGCAAAGTTCCCCATAGACGCCCACAACAAAGAGGCTAAAACCAATCTGAAATTCGAAAGCGTGATCAAGGGAGAGAGTCAAGTCGTCGCCGGCGTGAATTACAAGCTTGTGATCGCCGCGGAGGACGGCGGCGCCGGGAATAAGTACGAGGCCGTCGTTTATGATAGACCTTGGGACAAATTCAGACAGCTCACCTCCTTCAAACAAGTATGA
- the LOC116029265 gene encoding tonoplast dicarboxylate transporter, whose product MNNQETVNESKEPLLPLEDPVIHRSRSFKTAPRSIFTLSNFWILLGPLLCGLVCVFVKLDGSPAAVTSRNMLAVLVWVFAWWMTQAVPMPVTSMSPLFLFPLFGIATADEVAQSYMDDVIALVLGSFILALAVEHYNIHRRLALNITLMFSGDPLNPPLLLLGICGTTFFVSMWMHNVAAAMLMMPVATGVLQRLPADLGQSSLVTKFCKAVVLGVTYSAAVGGMSTLTGTGVNLILVGMWKSYFPQADPISFSTWLFFGFPLAMVIFIALWIILCLMYCKKGTSQALSAYMDRSHLKRELDLLGPMSFAEKMVLVIFSTLVVLWMTRSITDDIPGWGVLFGDRAGDGTVSVLMATLLFIIPSKKQAGEKLMDWNKCKKLPWNIILLLGAGFAIADGVRTSGLADVLSKGLNFLEKAPYLAIAPAVCIVSGIITEFTSNNATTTLLIPLLIQVAQTMHVHPLLLIVPGAIGAQFAYLLPTGTPSNIVGFSTGHLEVSDMVKTGLPLKIAGTAALSFLMPTLGVLVFGTDKEVVLNLSKNYLHLCRS is encoded by the exons ATGAACAACCAAGAGACTGTAAATGAATCCAAAGAGCCCCTTCTTCCTCTTGAAGATCCTGTTATACACAGGTCGCGAAGCTTCAAAACCGCCCCACGCTCCATTTTCACGCTGAGCAATTTTTGGATTCTGTTGGGGCCTCTGTTATGTGGTCTCGTTTGCGTGTTTGTGAAGCTGGACGGGTCGCCCGCCGCCGTCACTAGCCGGAACATGCTGGCGGTTCTGGTGTGGGTGTTCGCTTGGTGGATGACGCAGGCGGTGCCCATGCCGGTCACCTCCATGTCGCCGCTCTTCCTCTTCCCTCTTTTCGGGATCGCGACGGCGGACGAGGTGGCGCAGTCGTACATGGATGACGTCATTGCCCTGGTTCTCGGGAGTTTCATCCTGGCGCTCGCCGTGGAACACTATAACATTCACCGGAGATTAGCTTTAAAT ATAACGCTTATGTTCAGCGGGGATCCGTTGAACCCACCGCTGCTCCTGCTGGGAATATGCGGCACGACGTTCTTCGTGAGCATGTGGATGCACAACGTGGCGGCGGCGATGCTGATGATGCCGGTGGCGACGGGCGTTTTGCAGCGGCTGCCGGCGGATCTTGGGCAGTCGAGCCTGGTGACTAAGTTCTGCAAAGCCGTTGTTTTGGGTGTTACATACTCGGCGGCGGTGGGAGGGATGAGCACGCTTACAGGGACGGGTGTGAACCTTATATTGGTGGGGATGTGGAAGAGCTATTTTCCCCAGGCTGATCCTATTAGCTTCAGTACTTGGTTGTTCTTTGGCTTCCCTTTGGCTATGGTGATCTTCATTGCCCTCTGGATAATTCTTTGCCTCATGTACTGCAAAAAGGGAACAAGCCAAGCTCTTTCTGCATATATGGACAGATCCCATTTGAAAAGGGAGCTTGATTTGCTAG GTCCAATGTCTTTTGCTGAAAAGATGGTTTTAGTGATATTCTCT ACGCTAGTAGTACTGTGGATGACAAGGAGCATAACCGATGATATTCCTGGATGGGGTGTTCTCTTCGGTGACCGTGCCGGCGATGGAACCGTTAGC GTGTTGATGGCAACTTTATTGTTCATAATTCCAAGCAAGAAGCAGGCAGGGGAGAAGCTGATGGATTGGAACAAATGCAAGAAGCTGCCATGGAACATTATACTGTTGCTAGGGGCAGGGTTTGCAATAGCAGATGGGGTGAGGACAAGTGGGCTGGCAGATGTGCTTTCAAAGGGGCTAAATTTCTTGGAGAAAGCCCCATACTTAGCCATAGCCCCAGCTGTTTGCATAGTGAGTGGGATAATCACAGAGTTTACTTCAAACAATGCCACAACCACCCTGCTCATTCCTCTGTTGATTCAAGTTGCCCAGACAATGCATGTTCATCCCCTCCTGTTAATCGTGCCGGGTGCGATCGGCGCCCAGTTCGCGTACCTGCTGCCCACCGGAACGCCGTCCAACATCGTCGGATTCTCCACCGGACATCTTGAGGTCAGTGACATGGTCAAGACAGGGCTGCCGTTGAAGATTGCTGGAACTGCTGCACTCTCCTTTCTCATGCCTACTCTTG GGGTTCTTGTTTTCGGGACAGACAAGGAAGTGGTGCTAAACctttcaaagaattatttgcatCTTTGTAGATCATGA